AGCCCGGCGCACTCGAGCGCGCCCACGCGATCGGGCAGGCCGTGCGCGAGCGCGCGGCTGAGTGGCAGCGCGCGATGCCGCAGATCGGTGATGTGCGCGGCATGGGCGCAATGATCGCGCTCGAGCTGGTGGCCAGCCCGGCCACACGCGCGCCAGCTGCCGACGAGGTGCTGGCGGTGGTGAAGCACTGCGCCGACCACGGCCTGCTGACCATGCGCGCTGGCCTGTATGCCAACTGCCTGCGCCTGCTGATGCCACTGACGATCACCGACGACCAGCTTCAGGAAGGGCTGGATGTGCTTGAGGACGGCCTGCGGGCAGTGATTGAGTGAAATAACGGCACGATGACACGATGACACGATGATTTTGCTCATTGTGTCATCGTGTCAGGCGGGAGGTTGGCACCATGACCACCACCGACACCCACATCCAGCAGCAGCTCGAGTACCCAGAAAGCGATGGCAAGCCTATGGGCGAGACCGATGTGCATCGCCGCGAGATCGCGCAGATCATCGAGATGCTCACAATCTACTTTCAGTCGGTCGCCGATGTGTATGTCAGCGGCAACCTGATGTTCTACTACGAACAAGGCAACCCGAGCGCGGTGGTGTCGCCCGATGTGTTTGTGGTGAAGGGCGTGCCAAAGGGCCTGCGCCGCACTTATAAGCTCTGGGAAGAGCGCCAGGCGCCGTGCGTGGTGTTCGAGATCAGCTCGCGCGCGACCCGGCTGGAAGATAAGGGCAATAAGCGCGCGCTGTATGCCATGCTCGGCGTGCGCGAGTACTTTCTGTTCGACCCACTGGCCGAGTATCTCAAGCCGCCGCTGCAGGGCTTCCGGCTGGTTGGCGAAGAGTATGTGCCGATCGACCAGGCCGACGACGACGCGCTGATCAGCCAGGAGCTGGGGCTGCGCCTGTCGAGCGCGGGCAGCGAGCTGCGCCTGGTCGATATCGCGAGCGACCAGCCGCTGCTACGCCCGGCCGAACTGGAAGCCGCCCGCCAGGCCGAAGCCGCCGCCCGCCAGCGCGCCGAGCAGGAGATCGAGCAATTGCACGCCGAGATCGCCCGGCTGAAAGGCGAGCAGCCGTAAGTAGCACATAGTCCGCAGTCATGCTTTATTTCGCGTTTTTGCACATCGCAACACGCGAAACAATCAAAAGGCAAAATACCACGCTGCCGCAGGCTAAAACGCCGACTGCGCAAGCCCTAGAATGTACGGAAAGCACGACAAGCCATGAGCGACATAACCATCACAACCGCCCGGCCCGAGCAGGCCGAGGCGCTGGCCCAGCACCAGCGGATCTGCTTCCCAACGCTCGACCCGAACGCCTGGATGAGCGCCGAGGATTTCCTGGCCCAGATCCGGATCTTCCCCCAGGGCCAGCATGTGGCGCTCGATGGCGACCAGGTGGTGGGCCAGAGCAGCACCCTGCGCGTGCGCGGCGAGCAGGCCTTCGCCCAGCATAGCTTCCTGGGCATCACCGGCAATGTCACGTTCAGCACGCACGACCCACAGGGCGAGTGGCTGTACGGCGCCGACATGAGCGTGCATCCCGATTACCGCGGCCGCAAGATCTCGAAGCTGCTCTACAACACGCGCAAAGACCTGATCCGCCAGCTCGGGCTGCGCGGCATGGTCGCCGGTGGCCAGCTCGCGGGCTACCACCACCACCGCCACCACCTGGGCGTCGAAGAGTATATTGCACAGGTTGTGCGTGGCGACCTGACCGACCCAACCCTCACCCCACAGCTACGCAGCGGCTTCACGGTGCGCGGCGTGCTATGGCACTATCTCGACGACGCCGAGCATGGTGCCGAGGCGTCGCTCATTGTGTGGGAAAATCTGGATCGGTAGCCCTCACCCCCTACCCCTTCTCCCACAAGGAGAGGAGGCTAATCATGGCAGCGTGCTGCGGTCGCGTAGCGACCGCAGCACGCTGCCAAACCAAATTCCCGCTCCCCTGGCAAGGGAGCGGGTTACACCAGCCTAGAATAGCGCTCGTTGTAACGGAGAAGAAGATATGATCCAGGAATACCGCAACTGCATTGGCGGCGAGTGGCTTGCCGCATCGAGCGGCGACTGGGCCGAGGTGCGCAATCCCGCCGATACCGACGAGGTGCTCGGCCAGGTGCCGGCCTCGGGTGTGGCCGATATTAAGGGCGCGATTGCCGCCGCGCGCGACGCGTTCCCCGGCTGGGCCGGGCTTACCCCGCCCGAGCGTGGGCGCGTGCTACACCGTGCGGCCAACCTGCTCGAGGGCCAGGCCGACGAATGGGCGGCGCTGCTGACTCGCGAGGAGGGCAAGACCCGGCTCGAATCGCAGCGCGAGGTGGTGCGCTCGGTCGAACTGCTGCGCTATTTCGCCGGCGAGGCCTGGCGTGTGGGCGGCGACATGCTGCCGGCCGATACGCCACACACCCTGCTGTACAGCACGCGGGTGCCCTTGGGCGTGTGCGCAATTATCACACCCTGGAACTTCCCGCTCTCGATCCCGGTGTGGAAGATCGCGCCGGCGCTGGTGGTTGGCAACACGGTCGTGTTCAAGCCTGCCTCGGCTACGCCAATCATGGCCATTAAGCTCACCGCGCTGCTGCACGAGGCCGGCCTGCCAGCCGGCGTGCTCAATGTAGTGACGGGTGCCGGCGGTGCGCTGGGCGACGCACTGGTGACCGACGCAGGCATCGATGCGGTATCGTTCACCGGGTCGTTCGCAGTCGGCCATGCCCTGTATCAGAAGACGGCCCTGCGCATGACCCGCACCCACCTCGAGATGGGCGGCAAAAACCCGGTGATCGTTGCGGCCGACGCCGACCTCGCCAAGGCTGTGCAGATCGTCTCGGCTGCCAGCTTCGGCCTGACCGGGCAGGCATGCACAGCCACCAGCCGCGTGATCGTCGAGCGGCCGGTGATCCGCGAGTTCACCGACCGGCTGGTGGCCGCCGCGCGCAGCTGGAAGGTCGGGCCGGGCCTGACCGAGGGCGTGCAGATGGGTCCGGCGGTGAGCAAAGGCCAGTGCCAGACCGACCTTGAGTATATCGAGGTGGCGCGCAGCGAAGGCGCACATGTGCTGGCCGGCGGGCAGGCACCCAGCGGCAGCAGCTACTCACGCGGCCACTTCGTGCAGCCAACCGTGCTCGGCAGCGTCACGCCCGATATGCGCATCGCCCAGGAGGAGGTGTTTGGCCCGGTGGTTGGCCTGATCGAGGCCGGCGATCTGGAGCAAGCCTTCGCGATTGCCAACAACACCAGCTATGGCCTCTCGGCCGGAATCATCACCACCGACCTGCGCCAGGCCATCCGCTTCGCCGAGCGCGCCGAAGCCGGCATGATCAAAGTCAATCAAGGCACTGTCGGCGCCTCGATCCAGGCACCGTTCGGCGGCTTCAAGCACAGCGGCTCGGGCATGTTTCGCGAGATGGGCAAAGGTGCGGTCGAGTTCTTTACGAAGGTAAAAACCGTGTATATCGACGGCCAGTAGCGCCCTGCCGGCGCACGCAATTCGTCGGCAGGCCGAAGCGATTCCGATCAGATCACCGCCAGGATAAGCGATTATGCTATACGGGCTGTTCGTTGTCTTCTTACGCAACATGTCATGAGATACTCTTCTGGCCACGCAGCTTATTGATAAAGTAAGCTGCTTTTTTTTGTAGGCATGCGCATCTGCAGGCAACAGCACACCGGCTCCCATAACAGCCACGGCCCTCACGACTGAACCTGCGCGGCACATCGCCGCCAGCGAATGGGCACACGACCAAGCGAGGTTGGCTCATGAAGCATCGCCTACGTCGATGGCTCGGCGACGTCGCGGTGCGCGACCCGATTGAGCGCCGGAAAGCCGAGTTCTTGCACTTCATGCTGATTGGCCTGTGCGCGATCGGCTTTCTCGGCTCGCCATTATCGCTCGTCGCACCGCTGAGTCTGATCGATCACATCCTCACAATTACCGCCGATCTGCTGCTGTCGATCTTCGCATTGGTAGCGCTAGGGATGCTGCAGCGCGGCCGGCTACACCTGGCTGTGCTGATCGGCACTTGCGGGCTGCTGATACCACTCGCGATCACCTTCGTCACGCTTGGCTTGTCTGGTGGCGCCGGCGTGCTGATCGCCTTCACACTGCCGGTGACGCTGGCCGGCCTGCTTATGGGCCGGGGCGGCCTGGTATTTGCCGTCACCACCAGCCTGGCGATCGTGCTCTGCAGCGCCCTATTCGACACCGGGCGTACGGCCGGGATGCTGCCGGCCAATCACATGCCGATCGGCATCATCCTGGCGGCGTTTAGCTTGATCCTGGTGCTGCTGGGCGTGTTTCTCGACCGCTTTGGCAGCTCGCTCTACCAGACACTGAGCGAGATGGCCGCCCGCGAGCGCGAACTCGAACAGAGCCGTGCTGCGCTCGAAAAGCGCACGGCCGCGCTCGAGCGCGAGATCGTCGAGCGCAGGCGTATGGAAGCGGCACTGAGCGAGAGCGAAGATAAATTCCGCGCGCTGGTGACGCACTCGCCGGTTGGCATCTTCCAGACATCGCCCACCGGCGCGTATATGTTTGTCAACAAGCAGTGGACTGAGCTCACCAGTATGGCGGCCGAGGCTGCGATCGGCCAGGGCTGGGCCCAGGCGCTGCACCCGGCCGACGCCACGCGCGTGCTCGATGAGTGGCACGCGGCCACCAGTAGCGGCCGGAAGTTTGCCCAAGAATATCGCTTCCTCGACGAAAAAGGCAATACACGCTGGGTATTTAGCACCGCCGACCCGCTGTATAACCCCAACCGGCAGGTGCTGGGCTACTTCGGCATTATCAGCGATATCACCGAGAACAAGCGCGCGCGCGAGGCACTCCGCGAGAGCGAAGAGCGCTACCGCCTGATCACTGAAAACACCAACGACCTGATCAGCCTGTATGATCACGATCAACAGCATGTGTGCGTGTACGCCAGCCCTTCACACCGGCATGTGCTTGGGTACGAGCCGAGCATGCTGCACACGATTGCGACGCCCGATCTGATCCACCCCGACGACCGTGAGGCCGTACACAAGCTGTTTGTGCGTGGTGCGGCACCTGGCACGGCCCAGGCAACCTACCGCCAGCGCCACGCCGACGCTTCATGGCGCTGGATCGAGGCGCATGCCACCACGATCATCCAGCAGGGCCGCCACTACACACTGCTGGTCGGCCGCGACTTCACCGACCGCAAGCGGCTCGAGGCGCAGTTCTTGCAGGCCCAGAAGATGGAAAGCGTCGGGCGGTTGGCCGGGGGTATCGCGCACGATTTCAATAACCTGCTCACCGCGATTATCGGCAATACCGAGCTGGCGCTCGACGCGCTGCCGAACGACCATACCGCGCGGGCCGATGTAGCCGAGATCGCCCGCGCCGCCGATCGGGCCGTTGGCCTGACGCGCCAGCTGCTGGCGTTTGCTCGCCAGCAGATCATCGAACCGCACGTGCTCGACTTGAGCCGCCTGCTGCTCGACATGGGCACGCTGCTGCGGCGCCTGCTCGGCGAGGATGTCGAGCTGGCCACGATCGCGCCATCACTGCTATGGCGGGTGAAGGGCGACCCAAACCAGATCGAGCAGGTGGTGATCAATCTGGCGGTGAATGCGCGCGACGCTATGCCCAACGGCGGCAAACTGACACTCGAGATCACAAATACCGTGCTCGACGACGAGTTCGCCCAGCAGCATGTTGGCCTGCCGCCGGGGCGCTATGTCGTGCTGGCAATCAGCGACACTGGCATGGGCATGGACGAAGAGACCCAGCGCCGGGCCTTCGAGCCGTTCTTCACCACCAAGCCCAAGGGCCGCGGCACCGGCCTCGGGCTGGCAACATCCTACGGGATCATCCAGCAGCATGGCGGCAATATCTGGGTATACAGCGAAATCAACCATGGCACAACCTTCAAAATCTACCTGCCTGGCATCGACGACCCGGCCGATATCCCGCAGCAGGTGATCGCCTCGCCCGACCTGCCACGCGGCAACGAGACGATCTTGCTGGTGGAAGACGAGCCGGCGGTGCGCGAGCTGGCCGCGCGGATCTTGCGCACTCAGGGCTACCAGGTGATCGAGGCAACCCAGGGCCGCGAGGCGCTGGGCATCATCGATGGCGGCAAGCACCTGCCGATCGACCTGCTGCTGACCGACGTGGTGATGCCGCAAATGAGCGGCAAGGCTATCGCCGAAAATTTGCAGGGTCGCTTTCCTACCCTCAAGGTGCTGTATATCTCGGGCTACACCGACAATGCGATCGTGCATCACGGCCGGCTGACGCCCGGCGTGGCCTTTCTGCACAAGCCGTTCACGCCTGCGGCGCTGGTGCGCAAGGTGCGTGATGTGCTGGGGGCCTGATTATTGACGGGCAGCCCATCCTCGCCTATGCTATTGCTCTGAGGCTGTTTGGAATACCGGCTGCGCGGGCGCGCCCCGGTTTCAAACCGTTTCGCAGGCAGAGCGCCGCCGGCTGCGGCCGTAGCGTAGATCGAGGCAGGCACATGCACCCAGATATGATCATGACTGGTGGGCTGATCCACACCCAAGCGCCGGGCCAGCCACCGGCCAGTGCGCTGGCCATCGCAGGCGAACTGATCGTAGCGGTTGGCGATGATGCGACGATCGCCGCACTGGCCGGCCCCACTACCCGCAGGCTCGATCTCGCCGGCGCCACGGTGATCCCAGGCTTCAACGATGCGCATATTCACCTGTGGAAAGAGGGCATGCTGCTGAGCCAGGTGAACGCGCGGCCGGCGCGCGCCGCCAGCATCCCGGCGATCGTGGCCGCGTTTGCCGCGCGCGCCGGCGCTACCCCGGCCGGCCAGTGGATCGAGGGCCGCGGCTACGACGAGACGCGCCTGCCCGAGCTGCGCCACCCCGATCGAACCGATCTCGACCGTGCATCGGCCGAGCACCCGATCGTGCTTGGGCGCACCTGCGGCCATATCATTGCCGTCAATACCCGCGCGCTCCAGCTCGCCGGCATCACCGCCACCACACCCGACCCACCCGGCGGTGCGATCGACCGCGACGCACATGGCCAGCCAACCGGTGTGCTGCGCGAGACGGCCATGGCGCTGGTGCGTAGCATCCAGCCACCGCCCAGCCAGGGCGAGCTGGCACAGGCGCTGATCGGTGCCGGCCGCAACTGCCTGGCACTTGGGATCACCGCGATTGGCGAGCCAGGCGTCGACCCGCGTACTGTCGCGGTGTACCGCGAGCTCGACGCGGCCGGGCAGCTGCCGCTGCGCTGCGATGTGATGGCCATGACGATCTTGCCAAACGGCCAGCGCGTACCGCCGCCCAGCCCATGGCGCGGGCACATGGCCAAGTGCGATACCGTCAAATTATTTAGCGATGGCGGCCTCAGCAGCGGTACCGCCGCCCTGAGTATGCCCTACCGCAATCGCCACGACTGCGGGCTGCCGCGCTTCCCGGCCGAGCAACTGGCCGAAGAGGTGCAGCAGATCTACCGCGCCGGGCTGGCCGTGGCTGTCCACTCGATCGGCGACCGCGTGATCGGCGAGCTGCTCGATGCCTTTGCGCTGTGCCGATCAGCCGCCGATCACCCGCGAACCCAGGCCGCGCCAGCGCGGCTGCGCATCGAGCATTGTGGCCTGCCGAACAGCCAGCAGCTGGCACGCGCGCATGCGCTGGGCGTGATGGTCGCCACACAGCCATCGTTCCTGTACGATATCGGCGAGACGATCCTGTTCCACTTGCCCGGCGAGCTAGTGCCGCAGTGCTACCCCTTCCGGGCCATGTTCGAGGCCGGCCTGGCGGTCGCATTCAGCTCGGATGGCCCGGTAATCAGCGATATCAACCCACTGCTGGGGCTGCGCTCGGCCGTGCTGCGGCAGACGCGCGCCGGCCGCGTGATCGCCGCCGAGCAGGCGATCGACGTTGCGCAGGCGCTGTGGGCATTCACCGCCGGTAGCGCATTGGTGAGCGGCATGGCCGAGCAGATTGGCCGCATCGCGCCAGGCCTCCAGGCCGACCTGGCAGTTCTCAGCGGCGACCCGCTGGCGCTGCCGATCGAGCGCCTGCTCGAGATCCAGGTGCAACAGACCTGGGTGGCCGGCAGGTTGGCCTACACAGCCTGATACGCCTGGAGAGAAATGGATGATCATTTGCATACTCTTTCAGGCACTCGATATGCTATTGTAGAAATGCACGCCTTTCTCGAACAACCTGAAATTTATACGCAGCGCCATGGATTGCGCGGTTGCTATACGCGGAGGGTGGAACGCATCACCCAATCTGACGAGCGTGTAGGCGTGCGCACATTCCTGCAGCAGGTTGTGCAACAACTGAGCCGTATGACAGAGCAAGAGATCATCCCACAGTACAGCCACGATTATGCCGAGCTCGACGAAGCGCGGCAGTTGGCGAGCCAGCCGAGCCGCATCCTGGTAGCCGACGACGACCCAGGCATGCGCCAGCTGCTGGGCTTGGTGCTCGGATCGAGCGGCTTCGATGTGCTGACCGCCGCCGATGGCTACGAACTCCTCCGCATCGCACAGGGTTGCCGGCCCAATCTGATCGTGGTTGACCTGGGCATGCCGCGCATGGACGGCTTCGAGGCGATCCGGCGCCTGCGCGGCGACTCGCGTACAGCGCACATCCCCACGATCATTCTCACCGCCCGATCGAGCATCAAAGATGTTGTGAGCGGCTTCGAGAGCGGCGCCGACGATTATATTGCCAAGCCGTTCGACCCGAACGAGCTATTGGCCCGCGTGCAATCGCACCTGCGCCGCTCGGCCCAGCGGCCAGTTCATAACCCGCTCACCGGGCTGCCAGGCGGCGTATTGCTCTCGCAAGAGCTACGGCACCGGCTGAGCCAGAATATGCCGCTAGCGCTCTTATACGCCGACCTCGACAACTTCAAGATCTTCAACGATACTTATGGCTTCTCGCATGGCGACCGCGCAATCCTCTTGCTGGCCCAGGCGATCCAGACAAGCGTGATGCGCTACGGCGGCATCGAGGAGTTCACCGGCCATATTGGCGGCGACGATTTTGCGGTGCTCAGCGTGCCGCAGCGGGCCAGCCGGATGAGCCAGGCGATTATCGACAGCTTCGACGAGCAGGTCGGCCAGCTGTACAATCGGGAAGATCGGCTGCGCGGCTATATCTCTGGCGCCGATCGATACGGCATCCTGCGGCGATTCGGGCTGATGACCCTCTCGATCGGCGTGGCTACGAACCAGCGGCGCGCATTCAGCGATGAGGTGGCCTTCACGCAGGTGGCGGCCGAGATGAAGCACTTCGCCAAAGGGCGGCCCGGCAGCTGCTACGCAATCGACCAGCGCGGCCCGTATCGGCTCCAGCACGCCGAGCGCCGGCGGCAGCATAGCCATAAGCTGGTGATCGTAAGCGCGGATCGAACGCTACGATCGGTGCTGCACACCGCCTTCGAAGATCATGAGTATACTATCGAAGAAGCGCTGACGATTATCGATGCGCTCGACCATCTCTCCGATCCGCTTCAGCCAACCGTGATCCTCGCCGACGCCGAACTCGGCCCGTCGCTGTGGGCGTTCTGCGCGCGGCAGGCCCGAGATAACACTGGCCCGGCTGTGGTTGTACTCACATATCACACCGACGACCTCGCCCAAGCGCGGGCGGCTGGCGCGGCGGCGTCCCTACAGCTACCGCTGCCGTTCAGCGATATTATCGCATGCGTCGACCGGCTGATCTGAAATAGCAAGACCCTCCTATCAACGATCGTTGGTTGCTTGCAATTTGGTATGATAAGGAGAGTATAGTATGCTCAGGCGTAGTCACATCCGCGTCCGAGGACTGCATGCAAACCTATGTGCCCACGATCGCCGACCTGGAAGCGGCGCTTAAACACCTACATAATCCGGAAGCATTGCGATTCAACCCACTCGCAACGCTTGATATCGTCCACGAGCGGGTTCCTAACGACCAGCGCATCAGCGAGCATATAGCACCTGCTCTTCCGTGGATCTATGGGTACGAGCTGGCTGCTTTCTTGCGCGAGCGGATCGAGCAGCTCCAGATTGATGTGAGCACCACCGCCGGCCAGGCTCAGCAGCGCTCAAGCACACGGCCGCACCTCTACGCCCAAATCCTCAAGCTGCGCTATGTCGATGATCTGTCGTGGAACGAGGTTGCCGAAAAGATTGGGCTTGCAGCCGGCCATATTCAGAATAAGCTGAAGCGGCCGGCACTTCAACGCTTGCTGGGCATGCTGATGCAGCGCGAGACGATCGAGCGCGCGGCGCCTGGCACACTGTCATTCCTCACGAACCTGCCCGCACCCAGCGAGTTTATCGGCCGCCGTGCCGAAACTGAAGAAGTGCTGACCAAGCTGCGCCGCCGCCGTATGCCGATTATCGAGATCAGCGGCATCGGCGGGGTCGGCAAATCTGCCCTGGCCAAGCACATTGGCTGGAGCGCGCTCGAAGAGCGTCTGGTCGATGCGGTGGTCTGGCTCAGTGCCAAAGGCCACTACCTGCCCATCCTGGGCGCACAGGCCACCGATGGGCGCGAGGGGCTGCGTTCGCTCGACGATCTGTTCGAAACGACTGCGCGCGTGCTCGGGGCCAGCCAGATCCCGCTGGTGCCCGACGCGCGCCGCCACCAGACGATCGATATTCTGACGAGCGGGCGCTTCCCCAACGGTGTGCTGATCATCGTAGACAACTACGAGACGCTCTCGCCCGAAGAGCAGGCGCGGATCGTGTCGTTCCTGTTCGAAGAGCTACCCTACCCCTCGCAGGCGCTGATCACATCGCGCCACGAGGAACACCTGCTGGTGGTGCAGTCGCATATCTTGCCGATCAAGATCCAGCTCGACCGCATGTCGCAGGAAGACGCGCGCGACTGCCTGGAATACTTCCTGTCGCTACAGTCGCCGCCGATCATCACCAACGCATCGATCAAACAGCAGATCATCCGGATCTCATCACAAATACCGCTGGCGATGCTCTGGCTACTCGGCCAGCTGCGCTATACCCCACGCGCTCAGCAAGACATCCTGGCCGAGATCAGCCTGTGGAGCAACAAGAGCACCATTCTGCTGAACTATATCTTCGACCACTCCTACGATCTGCTGCAGGCGTACCCTGGCGCCAAGAGCGTGTTGCATGCACTGACCGTGTTCAGCGACCCGGTGCCGTTCGAGCCGGTAGCCACTACTGCGGCGCTACCATCCGGCGAGGTTGAGCAGGCCCTGTATTTACTGCTGCATATGTCGCTGATTGTGCGCGAAGGCGCCGACAAACCCTACTATGGGTTGCTCGACCTTACGCGCAACTATGTCAACAATCACTTCAACGATGCACAGCGCCAGGAGATGATGCATCGCGCGGCGGCATATTACATTGGCCACTCGGTGCCATCCGACCGCGCCAACGTGCGTACGCTGCTCGAGTGGGCCATCCGGGCCGGCCACGCCGAGCTGGTGATCGGCCTGTTCGACGCACTCACCGCCGCGCAGTTCCTCGATAGCGAAACCCAGGCGCAAGACTGCGTCACCTATGGCGCCGACGTGGTCAGAGCCGCGCAGTCGCTCGGCAATCAGCGCCGCGCCGACTGGTACGAGCTGTTCGCACGCTGCTGGCCGCGCATGGTGCGTACCGACCAGCACGCTACCCGCGCGAAGCTCGAGCACCTGCTCGAGCGGGCCATCCAGCAGGGCTGGCAAGACAACCGCGCGCTGGCATGCTCGACGCTTGGGCTGCTGTATAACGATATGGGCGA
The sequence above is drawn from the Candidatus Kouleothrix ribensis genome and encodes:
- a CDS encoding Uma2 family endonuclease, whose translation is MTTTDTHIQQQLEYPESDGKPMGETDVHRREIAQIIEMLTIYFQSVADVYVSGNLMFYYEQGNPSAVVSPDVFVVKGVPKGLRRTYKLWEERQAPCVVFEISSRATRLEDKGNKRALYAMLGVREYFLFDPLAEYLKPPLQGFRLVGEEYVPIDQADDDALISQELGLRLSSAGSELRLVDIASDQPLLRPAELEAARQAEAAARQRAEQEIEQLHAEIARLKGEQP
- a CDS encoding GNAT family N-acetyltransferase — protein: MSDITITTARPEQAEALAQHQRICFPTLDPNAWMSAEDFLAQIRIFPQGQHVALDGDQVVGQSSTLRVRGEQAFAQHSFLGITGNVTFSTHDPQGEWLYGADMSVHPDYRGRKISKLLYNTRKDLIRQLGLRGMVAGGQLAGYHHHRHHLGVEEYIAQVVRGDLTDPTLTPQLRSGFTVRGVLWHYLDDAEHGAEASLIVWENLDR
- a CDS encoding aldehyde dehydrogenase family protein — protein: MIQEYRNCIGGEWLAASSGDWAEVRNPADTDEVLGQVPASGVADIKGAIAAARDAFPGWAGLTPPERGRVLHRAANLLEGQADEWAALLTREEGKTRLESQREVVRSVELLRYFAGEAWRVGGDMLPADTPHTLLYSTRVPLGVCAIITPWNFPLSIPVWKIAPALVVGNTVVFKPASATPIMAIKLTALLHEAGLPAGVLNVVTGAGGALGDALVTDAGIDAVSFTGSFAVGHALYQKTALRMTRTHLEMGGKNPVIVAADADLAKAVQIVSAASFGLTGQACTATSRVIVERPVIREFTDRLVAAARSWKVGPGLTEGVQMGPAVSKGQCQTDLEYIEVARSEGAHVLAGGQAPSGSSYSRGHFVQPTVLGSVTPDMRIAQEEVFGPVVGLIEAGDLEQAFAIANNTSYGLSAGIITTDLRQAIRFAERAEAGMIKVNQGTVGASIQAPFGGFKHSGSGMFREMGKGAVEFFTKVKTVYIDGQ
- a CDS encoding PAS domain S-box protein, with product MKHRLRRWLGDVAVRDPIERRKAEFLHFMLIGLCAIGFLGSPLSLVAPLSLIDHILTITADLLLSIFALVALGMLQRGRLHLAVLIGTCGLLIPLAITFVTLGLSGGAGVLIAFTLPVTLAGLLMGRGGLVFAVTTSLAIVLCSALFDTGRTAGMLPANHMPIGIILAAFSLILVLLGVFLDRFGSSLYQTLSEMAARERELEQSRAALEKRTAALEREIVERRRMEAALSESEDKFRALVTHSPVGIFQTSPTGAYMFVNKQWTELTSMAAEAAIGQGWAQALHPADATRVLDEWHAATSSGRKFAQEYRFLDEKGNTRWVFSTADPLYNPNRQVLGYFGIISDITENKRAREALRESEERYRLITENTNDLISLYDHDQQHVCVYASPSHRHVLGYEPSMLHTIATPDLIHPDDREAVHKLFVRGAAPGTAQATYRQRHADASWRWIEAHATTIIQQGRHYTLLVGRDFTDRKRLEAQFLQAQKMESVGRLAGGIAHDFNNLLTAIIGNTELALDALPNDHTARADVAEIARAADRAVGLTRQLLAFARQQIIEPHVLDLSRLLLDMGTLLRRLLGEDVELATIAPSLLWRVKGDPNQIEQVVINLAVNARDAMPNGGKLTLEITNTVLDDEFAQQHVGLPPGRYVVLAISDTGMGMDEETQRRAFEPFFTTKPKGRGTGLGLATSYGIIQQHGGNIWVYSEINHGTTFKIYLPGIDDPADIPQQVIASPDLPRGNETILLVEDEPAVRELAARILRTQGYQVIEATQGREALGIIDGGKHLPIDLLLTDVVMPQMSGKAIAENLQGRFPTLKVLYISGYTDNAIVHHGRLTPGVAFLHKPFTPAALVRKVRDVLGA
- a CDS encoding amidohydrolase; protein product: MHPDMIMTGGLIHTQAPGQPPASALAIAGELIVAVGDDATIAALAGPTTRRLDLAGATVIPGFNDAHIHLWKEGMLLSQVNARPARAASIPAIVAAFAARAGATPAGQWIEGRGYDETRLPELRHPDRTDLDRASAEHPIVLGRTCGHIIAVNTRALQLAGITATTPDPPGGAIDRDAHGQPTGVLRETAMALVRSIQPPPSQGELAQALIGAGRNCLALGITAIGEPGVDPRTVAVYRELDAAGQLPLRCDVMAMTILPNGQRVPPPSPWRGHMAKCDTVKLFSDGGLSSGTAALSMPYRNRHDCGLPRFPAEQLAEEVQQIYRAGLAVAVHSIGDRVIGELLDAFALCRSAADHPRTQAAPARLRIEHCGLPNSQQLARAHALGVMVATQPSFLYDIGETILFHLPGELVPQCYPFRAMFEAGLAVAFSSDGPVISDINPLLGLRSAVLRQTRAGRVIAAEQAIDVAQALWAFTAGSALVSGMAEQIGRIAPGLQADLAVLSGDPLALPIERLLEIQVQQTWVAGRLAYTA
- a CDS encoding response regulator, with product MTEQEIIPQYSHDYAELDEARQLASQPSRILVADDDPGMRQLLGLVLGSSGFDVLTAADGYELLRIAQGCRPNLIVVDLGMPRMDGFEAIRRLRGDSRTAHIPTIILTARSSIKDVVSGFESGADDYIAKPFDPNELLARVQSHLRRSAQRPVHNPLTGLPGGVLLSQELRHRLSQNMPLALLYADLDNFKIFNDTYGFSHGDRAILLLAQAIQTSVMRYGGIEEFTGHIGGDDFAVLSVPQRASRMSQAIIDSFDEQVGQLYNREDRLRGYISGADRYGILRRFGLMTLSIGVATNQRRAFSDEVAFTQVAAEMKHFAKGRPGSCYAIDQRGPYRLQHAERRRQHSHKLVIVSADRTLRSVLHTAFEDHEYTIEEALTIIDALDHLSDPLQPTVILADAELGPSLWAFCARQARDNTGPAVVVLTYHTDDLAQARAAGAAASLQLPLPFSDIIACVDRLI
- a CDS encoding ATP-binding protein; protein product: MQTYVPTIADLEAALKHLHNPEALRFNPLATLDIVHERVPNDQRISEHIAPALPWIYGYELAAFLRERIEQLQIDVSTTAGQAQQRSSTRPHLYAQILKLRYVDDLSWNEVAEKIGLAAGHIQNKLKRPALQRLLGMLMQRETIERAAPGTLSFLTNLPAPSEFIGRRAETEEVLTKLRRRRMPIIEISGIGGVGKSALAKHIGWSALEERLVDAVVWLSAKGHYLPILGAQATDGREGLRSLDDLFETTARVLGASQIPLVPDARRHQTIDILTSGRFPNGVLIIVDNYETLSPEEQARIVSFLFEELPYPSQALITSRHEEHLLVVQSHILPIKIQLDRMSQEDARDCLEYFLSLQSPPIITNASIKQQIIRISSQIPLAMLWLLGQLRYTPRAQQDILAEISLWSNKSTILLNYIFDHSYDLLQAYPGAKSVLHALTVFSDPVPFEPVATTAALPSGEVEQALYLLLHMSLIVREGADKPYYGLLDLTRNYVNNHFNDAQRQEMMHRAAAYYIGHSVPSDRANVRTLLEWAIRAGHAELVIGLFDALTAAQFLDSETQAQDCVTYGADVVRAAQSLGNQRRADWYELFARCWPRMVRTDQHATRAKLEHLLERAIQQGWQDNRALACSTLGLLYNDMGEASVQAERDATSQFETAASYLQQAASLWEDLQRHDWLAVVMGRLGTVARHLGDYDRALDYYTWTGALYETLGNQAGRASVLGRCGYTLLQRFRLTGKGDTHEIERLLVEGMQLNEQLGNRWGVAANCLRYAEFLELQGQPTRALSYAERAHTLFSLIPEPGRASQADELINRVQLHLRQSNAENA